Proteins from one Parasteatoda tepidariorum isolate YZ-2023 chromosome 4, CAS_Ptep_4.0, whole genome shotgun sequence genomic window:
- the LOC107439588 gene encoding FAST kinase domain-containing protein 5, mitochondrial has protein sequence MLIQRIKSCYNVANFYLKSVRQFCFYDKNFESFRNKAEYRNLVVQPVPDLSQSKIQVTSGLPFATKADDGFFYHLLQRENVMKLSPLQVKEILSVLANSKFDAIKYASVLKFLDEKCALSAERWPLDLSFYILDAWLIILGQKAFRKHYYSAITSQWSRKIKKCSKSNLILVLYFIGMSKSVQPFLMDSVLDRMENILSELSEEEIALACLSFFKCSKRVNSVPFLQRSCQAAMHLLQKNDQFNAISVLKCLRLSQYYDEQLYESVESYVIKNCSTFNMVVCSNFLALFATQNIYCGELFNVLEVQAIAALNEEVGTENLKTHPSLRSRVKDLARFLWALTTVGHPVMEDTLTCLTRHIEKRLKLGEYESQLPVLVDTLQSFVLANHYPVDIFSSGLSQSTFKRIYNGDKAKPKYQLYFVGRSVTIECPEISTLTSNATHPIPKQLEKEIKERRGFEEILAFLNRRFPASLIRSCYIMPHIMIAGIFFSSKAHTPSASVSHNPMLNSVISKQVQDIIKKYEECICFEILDSSVCAGKNDQVIGLMQTKIRQLKKLNFKVVALSLDEINKIIQANIPDDCDINKLFQENFV, from the coding sequence atgttaatCCAAAGAATCAAAAGTTGTTACAATGTTGCCAATTTCTATCTAAAAAGTGTGAGACAGTTTTGTTTCTATGACAAGAACTTTGaaagtttcagaaataaagCAGAATACAGAAATTTAGTTGTGCAGCCAGTTCCAGATTTAAGTCAAAGCAAGATACAAGTAACTTCTGGATTGCCTTTTGCAACAAAAGCGGATGATGGTTTTTTTTACCATCTTCTGCAAAGGGAAAATGTCATGAAATTGTCACCATTgcaagtaaaagaaattttgagtgTGCTTGCAAATAGCAAATTTGatgcaataaaatatgcttCTGTTCTCAAGTTCTTGGATGAAAAATGTGCATTAAGTGCTGAAAGATGGCCTTTGgatctttctttttatatccTTGATGCTTGGCTGATTATTTTGGGACAAAAAGCCTTCAGAAAACATTATTATTCTGCTATTACTAGCCAATggagtagaaaaattaaaaaatgttctaagtCTAATTTGATATTGGTGCTTTATTTTATTGGAATGAGTAAGTCTGTACAACCTTTTTTAATGGATTCAGTTTTAGATCgcatggaaaatattttatcagagtTGAGTGAAGAAGAAATAGCCCTAGCTTGtctaagtttctttaaatgcagCAAAAGAGTAAACTCAGTTCCTTTTTTGCAGCGATCTTGCCAAGCTGCAATGCACCTCCTTCAAAAGAACGACCAATTCAACGCGATCAGTGTCCTCAAGTGTTTACGTCTTTCACAGTATTACGATGAGCAATTGTACGAGAGTGTCGAAAGTTacgttataaaaaattgctcCACTTTTAACATGGTAGTGTGTAGCAATTTTCTCGCCTTGTTCGCAACACAAAACATTTActgtggagaactttttaatgttttggaaGTGCAGGCCATTGCAGCATTAAATGAAGAAGTAGgtactgaaaatttaaagacCCATCCATCCCTGAGGAGCCGCGTAAAGGACTTAGCTCGCTTTCTGTGGGCTCTGACCACAGTTGGACATCCTGTAATGGAAGATACTTTGACGTGCCTCACACGCCATATTGAAAAACGCCTAAAACTGGGTGAATATGAATCACAGCTTCCAGTCTTAGTGGATACTTTGCAATCTTTTGTGCTTGCCAATCACTACCCAGTGGATATTTTTTCATCAGGTTTAAGTCAATCAACATTTAAAAGGATTTATAATGGTGATAAAGCAAAACCAAAATATCAGTTATATTTTGTTGGAAGGAGTGTCACGATAGAATGCCCAGAAATTTCTACTCTTACCTCAAATGCGACCCATCCTATCCCAAAGCAActggaaaaagaaatcaaagaGAGGAGAGGATTTGAAGAAATTCTAGCTTTTTTAAATCGTAGATTTCCTGCCAGCCTTATAAGAAGCTGTTATATTATGCCCCACATTATGATAgcaggaatatttttttcctcaaaagcTCACACGCCAAGTGCTAGTGTTAGTCATAATCCAATGCTCAATAGTGTAATATCCAAGCAAGTGCAAgacattatcaaaaaatatgaggaatgtatttgttttgaaatattagattCCTCGGTCTGTGCAGGTAAAAATGATCAGGTTATAGGGCTAATGCAGACAAAGATTCGTCAacttaaaaaactcaatttcaaaGTGGTTGCCCTTTCATTagatgaaatcaataaaattatacaggCAAATATCCCCGATGATTGCGACATTAACAAATTGTTTcaggaaaattttgtttaa
- the LOC107439586 gene encoding uncharacterized protein: MTHDIMTQHLNDDSLCSNFERLREEYPRLDSYTKYTPIDDILPRTLTFSKRLCERPKHRQVPAYATFTNPMNYGQSVYDMSDLDPRKTYMPGYTGYWTGKFDDMGVTFSKGAHQDLSDLTASRLERLVAERRPKVNEWYRCPVLYQRSVPSTEQRLIFSGAIPGYTGHIPH, encoded by the exons atgaTTCTTTATGTAGCAATTTTGAAAGACTGAGAGAAGAATATCCCAGATTAGATTCTTATACTAAATATACTCCCATAGATGACATTTTG CCAAGAACTCTTACCTTCAGTAAAAGGTTGTGTGAGCGTCCAAAGCATCGACAAGTGCCGGCATATGCTACCTTCACTAATCCCATGAACTATGGTCAATCCGTGTACGATATGAGTGACTTGGATCCAAGGAAAACATATATGCCAG gaTACACAGGTTATTGGACTGGTAAATTTGATGACATGGGTGTGACCTTTTCGAAAGGTGCTCATCAGGATTTGTCTGACCTCACCGCCTCCAGATTGGAACGATTGGTGGCTGAACGAAGACCAAAAGTGAACGAGTGGTATCGATGTCCTGTTCTGTATCAACGATCCGTGCCCTCCACAGAACAACGCCTCATTTTTTCTGGCGCTATTCCAGGATATACTGGGCATATTCCACACTGA